A genomic stretch from Candidatus Nitrososphaera gargensis Ga9.2 includes:
- a CDS encoding translation initiation factor IF-2 subunit beta, with protein sequence MTKAQSAEYESLLKRLQDKLGGTAKKARSRLEIPTPQIIWVGKNTIFRNFMDFPKALRRDPEKLLLYLNKELASAGYIAGERVIFLGRKTPSSFGALIDRYIKDYVQCPVCGSPDTHTEKSKPKVAFLICEACGAKSSIKGNYA encoded by the coding sequence ATGACCAAGGCGCAGTCTGCCGAGTATGAAAGCCTGCTAAAGAGGCTGCAGGACAAGCTGGGCGGCACTGCCAAGAAGGCAAGGTCAAGGCTTGAAATCCCGACCCCGCAGATAATCTGGGTCGGCAAGAACACTATCTTCCGTAACTTTATGGATTTTCCAAAAGCGCTGCGCAGAGACCCGGAAAAGTTGCTACTGTATCTTAACAAAGAGCTGGCGTCTGCCGGATACATTGCCGGCGAGCGGGTGATATTCCTTGGGCGCAAGACCCCGTCCTCATTTGGCGCGCTGATCGACCGCTACATCAAGGACTATGTCCAGTGCCCTGTATGTGGAAGCCCCGACACGCACACGGAAAAGAGCAAGCCAAAAGTAGCATTCCTCATCTGCGAAGCGTGCGGCGCAAAGTCATCGATAAAGGGCAATTACGCCTAG
- a CDS encoding site-specific DNA-methyltransferase yields the protein MAQRTRLALKPHDSDLKKNLLFHCDNLDCINYLQKHGFESKIDLVYIDPPFLSGERYFRRVDNDSNLAFEDLWKQSKYLEMMHKRLAEIRKLLSKDGSIFVHLDWHAVHYVKVMMDRIFGPENFRNEIIVKRGRRKNLQYQFESIDRMHTAYDSILWYSKSAETKFAPPLAKHHSKAKWMGFWSNVNRPTMRYEIFGVRLVRGQWKWAKERALKAVENYRLYEQKFSSMMTLEEYWESTGKKLEFVRKRPGVKYAEYWIPPKTHRIIDNVWLDIQAYNYSTGYGTEKHAQLLERIIGQFSKEDGLVADFFCGSGTTLAIAQKLGRRWIGCDSSPAAIAVTKKRLGSGFSIVNIN from the coding sequence ATGGCACAGAGGACTCGGCTCGCCCTAAAGCCGCACGATTCAGACCTGAAAAAGAACCTTCTCTTCCACTGCGACAACCTTGACTGCATCAATTACCTGCAAAAGCATGGCTTTGAAAGCAAGATCGATCTTGTCTACATCGACCCACCTTTTCTTAGCGGCGAGCGCTACTTCCGCCGCGTCGACAACGACAGCAACCTTGCGTTTGAAGACCTCTGGAAGCAGAGCAAGTACCTTGAGATGATGCACAAGCGCCTTGCCGAGATCCGCAAACTCTTGTCAAAGGACGGCTCCATTTTCGTTCATCTGGACTGGCACGCCGTCCACTATGTCAAGGTCATGATGGATCGCATCTTTGGCCCTGAAAACTTTAGGAATGAAATTATTGTAAAGCGCGGCAGGAGGAAGAACCTCCAGTACCAGTTCGAGTCGATAGACAGGATGCACACCGCCTACGACTCGATACTATGGTATTCCAAGTCGGCAGAGACAAAGTTCGCCCCGCCGCTTGCAAAGCACCATTCAAAGGCAAAGTGGATGGGGTTCTGGAGCAACGTCAATAGGCCGACCATGCGCTACGAGATCTTTGGCGTCAGGCTGGTAAGGGGGCAGTGGAAGTGGGCAAAAGAGAGGGCGCTAAAAGCAGTTGAGAACTATCGCCTGTACGAGCAGAAATTCTCCAGCATGATGACGCTTGAAGAATACTGGGAATCGACCGGCAAAAAACTGGAATTTGTGCGCAAGCGACCGGGCGTGAAATATGCCGAGTACTGGATACCGCCCAAGACGCACAGGATAATCGACAATGTCTGGCTAGACATACAGGCGTACAACTACTCCACCGGCTATGGCACTGAAAAGCACGCCCAGCTTTTGGAGCGCATAATAGGCCAGTTCTCAAAGGAGGACGGCCTTGTAGCAGACTTTTTCTGCGGCTCAGGCACGACACTTGCCATCGCTCAAAAGCTGGGCCGTCGCTGGATCGGCTGCGACTCGTCGCCGGCTGCAATCGCAGTCACCAAAAAGCGCCTTGGCAGCGGCTTTAGCATCGTCAACATTAATTAA